A single window of Nicotiana sylvestris chromosome 3, ASM39365v2, whole genome shotgun sequence DNA harbors:
- the LOC138888526 gene encoding uncharacterized mitochondrial protein AtMg00810-like yields the protein MDLKLTKALVGAGFVQRTHDYSMFTKRSGKDIVIIFIYVYDLLLTGSNKDLINEAKAVLHQQFKLKDLGKLRYFLGIKVLSSNHGILLNQRKYSLELISKLGLSGAKPALTPLEINQKLTSMEYDRAIAIQDKDPLADANKYQKLIGKLLCLTVTRPDISYAVQTLSQFM from the coding sequence ATGGATTTGAAACTCACAAAAGCATTGGTGGGAGCAGGCTTTGTACAAAGAACTCATGACTATTCTATGTTCACTAAGAGGTCAGGCAAGGATATTGTTATCATCTTTATCTATGTTTATGATTTGCTATTGACTGGAAGCAATAAAGATCTAATTAATGAAGCTAAAGCAGTTTTGCATCAGCAATTCAAACTCAAGGACCTAGGAAAACTGAGGTATTTCTTAGGGATTAAGGTATTGAGTTCTAATCATGGGATATTACTTAATCAAAGGAAATACAGTTTGGAGCTGATTTCTAAATTGGGCTTAAGTGGTGCCAAGCCAGCTTTAACACCACTTGAAATCAATCAAAAACTTACAAGTATGGAATATGATAGAGCTATTGCGATACAAGATAAAGATCCCTTGGCAGATGCAAACAAGTATCAAAAACTGATAGGGAAATTGCTTTGCCTGACAGTTACTCGACCAGATATTAGCTATGCAGTCCAGACCTTGAGTCAATTTATGTAA
- the LOC104232347 gene encoding uncharacterized protein, which produces MKYLLEITANLTHIVEMTPEDGVDDPNMPYFFRLKCENCDIVSKEQCVYPSEVVYHKRKRVNHVIKCKGCKRVGTVKLVPGSESVFTAAAAAGGIYMPLMMFECEGLVPQQYAFNGGWKLTTDTGEDIMVNLVNGYFAGSEDEYGDNQPVVANVRGRFTPQ; this is translated from the exons ATGAAGTATCTTCTTGAAATCACAGCTAACTTGACCCACATTGTCGAAATGACTCCTGAAGATGGAGTTGATGATCCAAACATGCCGTATTTCTTTCGG CTCAAATGTGAGAACTGTGACATTGTATCGAAAGAACAGTGTGTGTACCCCAGCGAAGTTGTGTACCATAAACGTAAGAGAGTAAACCACGTTATAAAG TGCAAGGGGTGTAAAAGAGTAGGAACAGTTAAGTTGGTTCCTGGTTCTGAATCCGTATTTACTGCCGCAGCTGCAGCGGGAGGAATTTATATGCCTCTAATGATGTTTGAATGCGAGGGGCTGGTTCCCCAACAATACGCCTTCAATGGAGGCTGGAAGCTCACCACT GATACCGGGGAGGATATCATGGTGAACTTAGTGAACGGCTACTTTGCGGGTAGCGAAGATGAATATGGTGATAATCAGCCTGTTGTGGCGAACGTCAGGGGAAGGTTTACACCTCAGTGA
- the LOC104232374 gene encoding putative F-box/FBD/LRR-repeat protein At4g03220: MEEIVDGEDRISELPIQIIHDILRRIRRHQYGLKEEARICILSKTWSSIWRSRPEVIIDQSIHKSFRNSTEKFVDDSLRSHVEQNLRIEMLRLINLRLPELASHIDRWLNLAIKHNVRSLEISLACNFSYSIPDAIYGAKTLTELSLNKCNFEINNSNSTTTNKLQGIFSTCRDLKIGRCTGIQNLHVFGLVNLEKLELSMCKKLEKVEIWAPNLRQFVFVGALWTSTRGHLNHNRCLVKLIF, translated from the coding sequence ATGGAGGAAATAGTTGATGGAGAGGACAGAATATCAGAGTTGCCAATACAAATAATTCATGACATCTTACGTCGGATTCGTCGTCATCAATATGGGCTAAAAGAAGAAGCTCGAATTTGCATCTTGTCTAAGACATGGAGTTCAATTTGGAGATCGCGGCCTGAAGTAATAATCGATCAATCCATCCACAAAAGTTTCAGGAATTCCACGGAGAAATTCGTTGATGATTCCTTGCGGTCCCATGTGGAGCAAAACTTAAGAATCGAAATGCTCCGCCTCATAAATCTTCGTCTTCCAGAATTGGCGTCTCATATTGATCGCTGGTTGAACTTGGCAATTAAACATAATGTCAGATCTCTAGAAATTTCTCTAGCATGTAATTTTAGCTACTCCATACCTGATGCTATTTATGGAGCTAAGACGCTGACTGAATTATCGCTAAACAAGTGCAACTTTGAAATTAATAATAGCAACAGTACTACCACTAATAAATTGCAAGGAATATTTAGTACATGCAGGGACCTAAAAATAGGGCGTTGCACAGGGATCCAGAATTTGCATGTTTTCGGCCTAGTAAATCTGGAGAAATTGGAGCTAAGTATGTGTAAGAAACTCGAAAAGGTGGAAATCTGGGCTCCAAATCTTCGACAATTTGTCTTTGTTGGCGCCCTTTGGACGAGCACTCGGGGACATTTGAACCACAACCGTTGCCTTGTAAAATTGATATTTTAG